Proteins from a single region of Aureibacter tunicatorum:
- a CDS encoding NAD(P)H-binding protein produces MMPKSQKAALLAGATGLVGEHLLKLIIDDNAYDKVIVLSRKPLEISDDKLEVVMIDFDSLAQVELSSNIDEVFCCLGTTIKKAKTRDLFEKVDYEYCLELAKLGLKYKAGSFQLISAMGADEKSSFYYNKIKGKVEKAISELGYDKYSIIRPSLLMGQRSEERVGEDSAKFAMKAIGWLLIGKLKKYRGIEGEVVAKAMHKIASEGSMGESVYESDILMEKGEEK; encoded by the coding sequence ATGATGCCCAAAAGTCAAAAAGCAGCTTTGCTGGCTGGAGCTACAGGTTTGGTAGGTGAACATTTGCTGAAATTGATCATCGATGACAATGCTTACGATAAAGTAATCGTGCTTTCAAGAAAGCCTTTAGAAATATCTGATGATAAATTAGAAGTTGTCATGATTGATTTTGATTCGCTTGCTCAAGTCGAGTTGAGTTCTAATATTGATGAGGTGTTTTGTTGTTTGGGGACTACAATTAAGAAGGCCAAGACTAGAGACTTATTTGAAAAAGTGGATTATGAATATTGTTTGGAATTGGCGAAGTTAGGGTTGAAGTACAAAGCAGGTAGCTTTCAATTGATTTCAGCTATGGGAGCTGATGAGAAGTCTTCATTTTATTATAATAAGATCAAAGGCAAAGTGGAGAAAGCAATTTCAGAGTTAGGTTATGATAAGTATTCTATAATTCGTCCATCATTGTTGATGGGACAGAGGTCAGAGGAAAGGGTAGGAGAGGATTCTGCTAAATTTGCGATGAAAGCAATTGGCTGGTTGTTAATAGGGAAATTAAAAAAGTACAGAGGCATAGAAGGGGAGGTTGTCGCCAAGGCAATGCATAAAATAGCTTCGGAAGGAAGTATGGGAGAGTCGGTATATGAATCAGATATTTTAATGGAGAAAGGAGAAGAAAAATGA
- a CDS encoding GH3 auxin-responsive promoter family protein → MGILASLSKLVAAWVVNKQNKWMAKPVETQNKVFQELIDKARNTKFGQDHDFDKINNHESFKKNVPIRDYESLKPYVDAILDGKSDILWPGKPLYLAKTSGTTSGSKYIPISKDSISNHIDCARNAMLHYVNETGNASFLDGKLIFLSGSPTLETVAGILTGRLSGISNHHVPDYLRRNQMPSYETNCMEDWEAKVDKIVEETITEDMRLISGIPPWVQMYFDKISDTSGQKVKDVFPNLSLFIYGGVNFEPYREKLFGSIGKEIDSIELYPASEGFIAFQDKQKESGMLLQLDTGIFYEFIPADEYFDEKPTRLTIGEVELDKNYALIINSNAGLWGYSIGDTVKFVSKDPYRLVVTGRIKHFISAFGEHVIGEEVEKAMRSAVDKFKGVEVVEFSVAPNVNPDNGLPLHEWYVEFAKEPENLDAFAKHLDLQMQTLNTYYYDLIEGSVLRPLEVKSLKKGSFQDYMKSIGKLGGQNKVPRLSNDRKIADPMQSYVMN, encoded by the coding sequence ATGGGAATTTTAGCTTCTCTGAGCAAGTTGGTTGCAGCTTGGGTAGTGAACAAGCAAAATAAATGGATGGCCAAACCTGTTGAAACTCAAAATAAGGTTTTCCAAGAATTGATTGATAAGGCTCGAAATACAAAATTTGGTCAAGATCATGATTTTGATAAAATTAATAATCATGAGTCATTTAAAAAAAACGTGCCTATACGAGATTATGAGTCTTTGAAGCCTTATGTGGATGCAATTTTAGATGGGAAGTCAGATATTCTTTGGCCTGGTAAACCCTTATATTTAGCGAAGACTTCGGGGACAACATCTGGTTCGAAATATATTCCTATATCAAAAGATTCAATATCCAATCATATTGATTGCGCTCGCAATGCGATGCTCCATTATGTGAATGAGACAGGTAATGCTTCTTTTTTGGACGGCAAGCTGATTTTTCTTTCAGGTTCGCCTACTTTGGAGACGGTTGCAGGAATATTAACAGGTAGATTAAGTGGCATAAGCAATCATCATGTGCCAGATTATTTGAGAAGAAATCAAATGCCTAGCTATGAAACCAATTGCATGGAGGATTGGGAGGCGAAAGTTGATAAAATCGTTGAAGAGACGATAACGGAGGATATGAGATTGATTTCAGGAATTCCTCCGTGGGTGCAAATGTATTTTGATAAGATTTCAGATACATCGGGTCAAAAAGTCAAAGACGTATTTCCAAATTTATCTCTATTTATATATGGCGGTGTTAATTTTGAGCCTTATCGTGAGAAGTTGTTCGGCTCGATAGGAAAGGAGATAGATTCCATAGAACTGTATCCAGCTTCGGAAGGTTTTATTGCGTTTCAAGATAAGCAAAAAGAGTCTGGAATGTTGCTGCAGTTGGATACTGGCATTTTCTACGAATTTATACCAGCGGATGAATATTTTGATGAGAAACCAACCAGGTTGACTATTGGCGAAGTGGAGTTGGACAAGAATTATGCTTTGATTATCAATAGCAATGCAGGCTTATGGGGATATAGCATTGGAGATACAGTGAAGTTTGTATCCAAAGATCCATATAGATTGGTAGTTACTGGGAGAATTAAACATTTTATTTCCGCGTTTGGTGAACATGTGATAGGTGAAGAGGTGGAAAAAGCGATGCGTTCGGCAGTGGACAAGTTTAAAGGAGTAGAGGTGGTTGAGTTTAGCGTAGCTCCTAATGTGAATCCTGATAATGGATTGCCTTTGCATGAATGGTATGTTGAATTTGCTAAAGAACCTGAGAATCTTGATGCATTTGCCAAACATTTGGATTTGCAAATGCAAACATTGAATACATATTATTATGATTTGATTGAAGGCAGTGTTTTAAGGCCGCTTGAGGTAAAATCATTGAAGAAGGGATCTTTTCAAGATTATATGAAGTCAATTGGCAAGTTGGGAGGTCAAAATAAAGTCCCAAGATTGTCAAATGATCGTAAAATAGCAGATCCTATGCAATCCTATGTTATGAATTAA
- a CDS encoding ribonuclease HII, with amino-acid sequence MLKSFFSENKIEAGCDEVGRGCLAGPVVAAAVILPKDYTHEILNDSKKISPKKRAQLAEEIKKDAIAWAIAESTVEEIDQINILNASYLAMQRSIDKLDKIPELLLIDGNRYKPHNEIPYKCIVKGDSKFLSIAAASILAKTYRDELMENLAVEHSGYGWEKNAGYPTKQHREGIEKFGITDWHRKTFKLFKDKTLFD; translated from the coding sequence ATGTTGAAATCATTTTTTTCAGAAAATAAAATAGAGGCCGGTTGTGATGAAGTAGGAAGAGGCTGTCTAGCTGGCCCGGTAGTAGCCGCCGCGGTAATACTACCTAAAGATTATACGCACGAAATACTCAATGACTCAAAAAAAATCAGTCCTAAAAAACGAGCCCAGCTCGCTGAAGAAATTAAAAAAGACGCCATCGCATGGGCTATTGCCGAATCAACGGTTGAAGAGATTGACCAAATCAACATACTAAACGCGTCTTACCTTGCCATGCAAAGAAGCATTGACAAATTGGACAAAATACCGGAATTGCTTTTAATTGACGGCAACAGATACAAGCCTCATAATGAAATCCCCTATAAATGCATCGTAAAAGGCGATTCTAAATTTCTATCTATCGCAGCGGCTTCTATTTTAGCCAAAACATACAGAGATGAGCTAATGGAGAATTTAGCCGTTGAACACTCAGGATATGGCTGGGAAAAGAATGCAGGCTACCCAACCAAACAACATAGAGAAGGTATTGAAAAATTCGGGATAACTGACTGGCACCGCAAAACATTCAAACTATTCAAAGACAAAACGCTTTTTGATTAA
- the rseP gene encoding RIP metalloprotease RseP: MEILVMAAQIILGLSILVGVHEMGHLLAAKAFGMRVEEFSIGFPPKIFSFKWGETEYALSLIPLGGFVKISGMMDESLDKDQLAAPPEPWEFRSKPAWQRLIVMLGGIIVNVITGILIFVMLTWMNGSTYYSKDEVNKKGIVALPLGKEVGFKTGDKILKINGKDFEDFSDVYDPEVLISNNSYYTVERDGKVIDLKIPKGFLEQYAEKSKTEGFVTPLSPYDVKEVIKGSGASKGGLEKGDKILSVNGHPTTYFNQLQAVLADNKDKTVSAVIDRGGKEKTLSIPIDKDGKMGFYPNDLLQVSHKDFTFGQSVVVGTDRAVKVVVTNAKGLWKMVTGEVNPASSLSGPIAIAQIYGGTWNWIKFWSITGLLSMVLAFMNLLPIPALDGGHVMFLLYEMISGRKPGDKFMEIAQKTGMIILLSLMAFVILNDVWKLFK, translated from the coding sequence ATGGAAATATTAGTAATGGCAGCCCAGATTATTTTGGGACTTTCGATCTTGGTGGGTGTTCATGAAATGGGACATCTATTGGCCGCAAAGGCTTTTGGTATGAGAGTAGAGGAGTTCTCAATAGGTTTTCCTCCAAAGATATTCAGCTTCAAATGGGGAGAAACGGAATATGCCTTGAGCTTAATTCCTTTAGGAGGATTTGTTAAAATCTCGGGTATGATGGATGAGTCTCTTGATAAAGATCAATTAGCAGCTCCTCCAGAGCCTTGGGAATTTAGATCAAAGCCGGCTTGGCAAAGGTTGATCGTTATGTTGGGTGGAATCATAGTGAATGTGATTACTGGTATTCTGATTTTTGTTATGTTGACATGGATGAATGGATCAACATATTATTCTAAAGATGAGGTAAATAAAAAAGGGATAGTAGCACTGCCATTAGGCAAAGAGGTTGGATTTAAGACTGGAGATAAGATTCTTAAAATCAATGGTAAAGACTTTGAGGATTTTAGCGATGTTTATGATCCAGAGGTGTTGATCTCAAATAATAGCTATTATACGGTAGAGAGAGATGGGAAAGTGATTGACCTTAAAATACCTAAAGGCTTTCTGGAGCAATATGCTGAAAAATCTAAAACGGAAGGCTTTGTTACTCCATTGTCGCCATATGATGTTAAAGAAGTTATCAAGGGTTCTGGAGCTTCAAAAGGAGGTCTTGAGAAAGGGGATAAAATATTGTCTGTAAATGGTCATCCGACGACTTATTTTAATCAACTTCAAGCTGTTTTGGCTGACAATAAGGATAAAACAGTAAGTGCTGTGATTGATCGAGGTGGAAAGGAGAAAACATTGAGCATTCCGATTGATAAGGATGGTAAAATGGGCTTTTATCCAAATGATTTGCTTCAAGTTTCTCATAAGGATTTTACTTTTGGCCAGTCTGTAGTCGTGGGTACTGATAGAGCAGTGAAAGTTGTTGTAACTAATGCTAAAGGCTTGTGGAAAATGGTTACAGGAGAGGTTAATCCTGCAAGCTCTCTTTCAGGGCCTATCGCAATTGCTCAAATTTATGGGGGAACATGGAATTGGATTAAATTTTGGAGTATTACTGGATTGTTGTCTATGGTTTTGGCTTTTATGAACTTGTTGCCGATTCCTGCTTTGGATGGCGGACATGTGATGTTCCTTTTATATGAAATGATATCAGGAAGAAAGCCTGGAGATAAATTCATGGAAATCGCTCAGAAAACAGGAATGATTATTCTGTTAAGCTTAATGGCTTTTGTGATTTTAAATGATGTTTGGAAGCTGTTTAAATAG
- the dtd gene encoding D-aminoacyl-tRNA deacylase, translating into MIAVIQRVSEASVKIDGEVKGEIGRGLMILLGIEDADAYEDIQWLAKKIVNMRIFPDENEVMNKSLLDHEREILLISQFTLHASTKKGNRPSYIKAAKPDVAIPLYEKTIAELEGLLGRKLATGEFGADMKVGLVNDGPVTIIVDTKDRK; encoded by the coding sequence ATGATTGCAGTAATTCAAAGAGTTTCGGAAGCAAGTGTGAAGATCGATGGAGAAGTAAAGGGAGAGATAGGCAGAGGTTTGATGATTCTATTGGGAATTGAAGATGCCGATGCTTATGAGGATATTCAGTGGCTGGCAAAGAAAATCGTCAATATGAGAATATTTCCTGATGAAAATGAGGTAATGAATAAGAGCTTGTTGGATCATGAAAGAGAGATCTTGTTAATAAGCCAGTTTACTTTGCATGCGAGTACAAAAAAAGGCAATCGCCCTTCTTATATCAAAGCTGCAAAGCCTGATGTTGCTATCCCGTTATATGAAAAGACCATAGCTGAGCTTGAAGGTTTGCTGGGTAGGAAATTGGCAACTGGCGAGTTTGGGGCGGATATGAAAGTCGGCTTAGTGAATGATGGACCTGTGACGATAATAGTTGATACCAAAGACCGTAAATAA
- a CDS encoding lysophospholipid acyltransferase family protein produces the protein MKIIRKIYTFYGLIVFLGIMLMIFPFFWLYIRFKSLERYAYELYQFWGTSLFWLIGMPINKVYKGKLQKDKQYLFVPNHSSYLDIPAVGGGPFAMLFLGKIELVKIPVFGYIYKKLNIIVDRKNPRSRKKAMDDCRESLDRGYNLAIFPEGTISKQSPELLPFKDGAFLLAIEKGIPIVPVTLPYNWKILPGHHGDFTLRWHKNMVVYHEPIHTNDLTLKDIEKLKIQVHNVIQEEMYARNNMAFHVEPESKK, from the coding sequence ATGAAGATTATCAGGAAGATATATACCTTTTATGGACTAATTGTTTTTTTAGGGATTATGCTGATGATTTTTCCTTTTTTTTGGCTTTACATCAGGTTTAAATCATTGGAAAGATATGCTTATGAGTTGTATCAATTTTGGGGTACTTCTTTGTTTTGGTTGATAGGCATGCCCATTAATAAAGTTTATAAAGGAAAGCTTCAGAAAGATAAACAGTATTTGTTTGTCCCAAATCACTCGTCCTATTTGGATATACCCGCTGTGGGTGGTGGGCCTTTTGCGATGTTGTTTTTAGGGAAAATAGAGCTAGTGAAAATCCCCGTGTTTGGATACATCTATAAGAAGTTGAATATAATAGTTGATAGAAAAAATCCTAGAAGTAGAAAAAAGGCTATGGACGATTGTCGAGAGTCGCTTGACAGAGGGTATAACTTGGCTATATTTCCAGAAGGAACGATTTCAAAGCAATCGCCTGAATTGTTGCCGTTTAAAGATGGAGCGTTTTTGCTTGCAATTGAAAAGGGTATTCCCATTGTTCCGGTGACTTTGCCATATAATTGGAAGATACTTCCTGGACACCATGGTGATTTTACTTTGCGTTGGCATAAGAATATGGTTGTCTATCATGAGCCAATTCATACGAATGATTTGACTTTGAAAGACATTGAAAAATTAAAGATTCAAGTTCATAATGTGATTCAAGAAGAAATGTATGCTCGAAACAATATGGCTTTCCATGTTGAACCTGAAAGTAAGAAGTAA
- a CDS encoding porin codes for MNSFSKAVCLLAVYAFSINFVNGQYLKDESFNNKSYEKAEKNIVENRKWYDIIKINGYIQARYNGLFETNPDLAVEQADKNWGKDKGISFRRIRVKLSGWLHPKVYMYVQGDFASEFSLKDAYGDFYADNEKKLWLRVGQSKVPYGFENMQSSQHRIVLDRNDPFNSALKNERDMMAVAYYTPVKFRKVYDYLKRNNLKHSGNYGAFGLGVFNGQTANTPDENDEMHIVARTSYPLMLPNKQVFEFILQAYSGNYVVTNTSEGVKTTIINNEGHEELIDANGAEFEDSRIGAGVIWYPQPFGLQAEYNIGRGPEYDPSTNTIKVQDLHGGYIMAMGKIDYREHSFFPFIRYQFYDGGKKFELDARSYTVDDWEIGLEWQPMDAMEVTAMYVIADRRYEDGELPENEESGNLLRLQMQLNF; via the coding sequence ATGAATAGCTTTTCCAAAGCAGTCTGCTTGTTGGCTGTTTATGCTTTTTCAATAAACTTCGTCAACGGACAATATTTGAAGGATGAATCTTTTAATAATAAAAGCTATGAAAAAGCTGAAAAAAATATTGTCGAAAACAGAAAGTGGTATGATATCATAAAAATAAATGGTTACATACAAGCTAGATACAATGGACTGTTCGAAACAAACCCTGACTTGGCTGTGGAGCAAGCTGACAAAAACTGGGGCAAAGACAAGGGAATTTCATTTCGAAGAATTCGAGTAAAACTAAGCGGATGGCTTCATCCTAAAGTATACATGTATGTCCAAGGAGATTTCGCAAGCGAATTTTCACTTAAAGATGCATATGGGGATTTTTACGCTGACAATGAAAAAAAATTATGGCTGAGGGTTGGTCAAAGCAAAGTTCCGTACGGATTTGAGAATATGCAGTCTTCTCAACATAGAATCGTTTTGGACAGGAACGATCCTTTCAACAGCGCATTGAAAAACGAACGAGACATGATGGCTGTCGCTTACTACACTCCTGTTAAATTTCGAAAAGTGTATGATTACCTTAAGCGAAACAACTTAAAACACAGTGGTAATTATGGAGCTTTTGGCCTTGGCGTATTTAATGGACAGACAGCAAATACCCCTGATGAAAACGATGAAATGCATATCGTCGCAAGAACCTCATACCCCCTTATGTTGCCAAATAAGCAGGTTTTTGAGTTTATACTACAAGCTTATTCAGGCAATTATGTGGTAACAAATACTTCCGAAGGAGTTAAAACAACTATCATCAATAATGAAGGTCATGAAGAACTTATAGACGCAAATGGCGCTGAATTTGAAGATTCAAGGATTGGGGCAGGGGTTATTTGGTACCCTCAGCCTTTTGGTCTGCAAGCCGAATACAATATTGGTCGAGGTCCTGAATACGACCCAAGCACCAACACGATAAAAGTGCAAGACCTTCATGGTGGCTATATCATGGCAATGGGAAAAATAGATTATCGAGAGCATTCATTTTTCCCCTTTATAAGGTATCAGTTTTACGATGGAGGCAAAAAGTTCGAACTCGATGCTAGAAGCTACACTGTTGATGATTGGGAAATTGGTCTGGAATGGCAACCAATGGATGCTATGGAAGTTACCGCCATGTATGTGATTGCTGACAGAAGATATGAAGATGGAGAATTGCCCGAAAATGAAGAATCCGGCAATTTATTAAGACTTCAAATGCAACTAAATTTTTAA
- a CDS encoding sigma-54 dependent transcriptional regulator yields the protein MPKILLVDDERSIRSTLKEILEYEKYTVEEAEDGEQAIEKLITHKYDAVLCDIKMPKLTGVEVLEKAKKLDIQTPFIMISAHGTIELAVEATKMGAFNFLPKPPDLNRLLITLRNALEKNELVEETKELKKKIVKVQTKTIVGESQAIQKLKETIQKVGPTEARVLITGPNGSGKELVARGIHSASNRNSKPIVEVNCAAIPAELIESELFGHEKGSFTSAIKQRKGKFEVADGGTLFLDEIGDMSLSAQAKVLRALQENKITRVGGEKEIKVNVRVLAATNKNLKEEIEKGNFREDLYHRLSVILVKVPPLRERLDDIPLLADKFLQDIANEYGQAKKELSLEAIEELKNNPWTGNVRELRNVVERLVIMSDQKIIAEDVLQYTEA from the coding sequence CGAAGCATCCGTTCAACCCTTAAAGAAATTCTTGAATACGAAAAGTACACTGTTGAGGAAGCTGAAGATGGCGAGCAAGCTATCGAAAAGCTGATTACGCATAAATACGACGCTGTACTGTGCGATATCAAAATGCCTAAACTTACTGGTGTAGAAGTGCTTGAAAAGGCAAAAAAACTTGATATCCAAACTCCATTCATCATGATCAGCGCGCATGGCACTATTGAGCTTGCTGTTGAAGCCACTAAAATGGGAGCTTTTAATTTTCTTCCCAAGCCTCCTGACTTGAACAGATTGCTCATCACTCTAAGAAATGCGCTTGAAAAAAACGAATTGGTAGAGGAAACCAAAGAATTGAAAAAGAAGATTGTAAAGGTGCAAACCAAAACAATCGTAGGCGAATCGCAAGCTATACAAAAGCTAAAAGAAACTATTCAAAAAGTGGGACCAACAGAAGCTAGAGTCTTAATCACAGGTCCTAATGGATCCGGGAAAGAACTTGTAGCCAGAGGAATCCACTCTGCCAGCAATAGAAACAGCAAACCTATAGTAGAAGTAAACTGCGCGGCTATTCCGGCAGAACTTATAGAAAGCGAGCTTTTTGGTCATGAAAAAGGATCCTTCACTTCAGCGATCAAGCAGCGCAAAGGCAAATTCGAAGTTGCCGATGGAGGCACATTGTTCTTAGATGAAATCGGAGATATGAGCTTATCAGCCCAAGCTAAAGTCCTTAGAGCTCTTCAGGAAAACAAAATAACCCGTGTTGGAGGAGAAAAAGAAATAAAGGTTAATGTAAGAGTCTTGGCGGCAACCAATAAAAACCTAAAAGAGGAAATTGAAAAAGGCAATTTCAGAGAAGATCTCTATCATAGACTTAGCGTAATTCTTGTAAAAGTTCCGCCATTAAGAGAGAGGCTTGACGATATTCCATTGCTAGCAGACAAATTTTTGCAAGACATTGCGAATGAATACGGGCAAGCCAAAAAAGAGCTATCTCTGGAAGCTATAGAAGAACTTAAGAACAATCCTTGGACAGGAAATGTCAGGGAATTGCGAAATGTCGTTGAACGACTTGTTATTATGTCTGATCAAAAAATTATCGCTGAAGATGTACTGCAATACACAGAAGCATAG
- a CDS encoding 1-deoxy-D-xylulose-5-phosphate reductoisomerase, with translation MDKNIKKRIAILGSTGSIGTQTLEVIEQQKDHFSVEVLTANSNAELLIKQALKYKPNVVVIGDDNKYDLVFDALDPQGIKVYSGANALSSVVQMDSVDTVLTALVGYAGLLPTIKAIEAGKTIALANKETLVVAGDLITRLAKEKGVNIFPVDSEHSAIFQCLVGEFHNPIEKIILTASGGPFRGKNREFLSSVAKEQALKHPNWEMGAKITIDSASLMNKGLEVIEAKWLFDLSPEQIDVVVHPQSIIHSLVQFEDSSIKAQLGLPDMRLPIQFALGYPNRMKADFPRFSFLDYPQLTFEKPDMETFKNLGLAYEALNKGGNTACVLNAANEVVVEKFLKDQIGFLEMSDVIESCMNSISFIESPTLEDYIQTDQETRLVAEEKVKQIF, from the coding sequence TTGGATAAAAATATAAAGAAAAGAATAGCTATTCTTGGTTCAACAGGCTCTATAGGAACACAAACTTTGGAGGTGATTGAACAACAAAAGGATCATTTTTCAGTAGAGGTATTGACTGCCAATTCCAACGCTGAGCTTTTGATTAAACAGGCATTGAAATACAAGCCAAATGTGGTAGTTATTGGTGACGATAACAAATACGACTTGGTATTTGATGCATTGGACCCTCAAGGGATTAAAGTATATAGCGGTGCTAATGCCTTGTCTTCAGTTGTTCAAATGGATAGCGTTGACACGGTTTTGACAGCTCTTGTTGGTTATGCAGGCTTATTGCCTACCATAAAAGCTATAGAGGCTGGTAAAACAATAGCCTTGGCAAACAAGGAAACACTTGTCGTAGCGGGAGATCTGATAACAAGATTAGCTAAGGAAAAAGGCGTTAATATTTTTCCTGTAGACTCTGAGCATTCTGCGATTTTTCAATGTTTGGTAGGAGAATTCCATAATCCAATTGAAAAAATTATTTTGACTGCTTCAGGAGGGCCTTTTAGAGGTAAGAATCGTGAGTTTTTGTCAAGTGTAGCCAAAGAGCAAGCTCTTAAACACCCGAATTGGGAAATGGGAGCGAAGATAACTATTGACTCGGCAAGTTTGATGAACAAAGGCTTGGAGGTGATTGAAGCTAAATGGCTTTTTGACTTAAGCCCAGAACAAATAGATGTGGTGGTTCATCCACAGTCGATTATTCATTCCTTGGTTCAATTCGAAGACTCTTCGATCAAAGCCCAGTTAGGATTGCCTGATATGAGATTGCCTATACAGTTTGCCTTAGGTTATCCAAATAGAATGAAGGCTGACTTTCCAAGATTTTCTTTTTTGGATTACCCCCAGTTGACTTTCGAGAAGCCGGATATGGAGACATTCAAGAATTTAGGTTTGGCTTACGAAGCTTTGAATAAAGGAGGCAATACCGCCTGTGTTTTGAATGCGGCCAATGAGGTGGTTGTGGAGAAGTTTTTGAAAGACCAAATTGGGTTTTTGGAAATGTCTGATGTTATTGAGTCATGCATGAATTCAATATCATTTATAGAGTCTCCAACTTTGGAAGATTATATTCAAACGGATCAAGAAACAAGGTTGGTCGCTGAGGAAAAAGTTAAGCAGATTTTTTAA